A stretch of Phoenix dactylifera cultivar Barhee BC4 chromosome 16, palm_55x_up_171113_PBpolish2nd_filt_p, whole genome shotgun sequence DNA encodes these proteins:
- the LOC103721771 gene encoding uncharacterized protein LOC103721771, whose product MAESRRELLDQPSRPSILETLLLGNTDSAPKIPRNNAQVDGNEEGRPLTTAVPKSQVLGKVKDFLGIMTKANEKLELDTQKNSRADYDIEVLNGNEKEYIEMDLLLGVADLHTADAVAAAEATLGGFRPTMNPVGSSSSDTEDDTDDDNDSGNEDTTSCNLDKPKKSNPENDASLHDNKPNKRPKIVVLH is encoded by the exons ATGGCGGAGTCCAGAAGAGAACTACTGGATCAACCTTCGAGACCGTCGATCCTTG AGACCCTTCTCTTGGGGAACACGGATTCTGCGCCCAAAATCCCACGGAACAATGCCCAAGTCGATGGGAACGAGGAAGGAAGGCCTCTCACAACCGCAGTACCTAAGAGTCAAG TTCTTGGAAAAGTGAAAGATTTTTTAGGAATTATGACCAAAGCTAATGAAAAATTGGAGCTCGATACACAA AAGAATTCTCGTGCAGACTATGACATAGAAGTTCTTAATGGGAATGAAAAAGAGTACATAGAGATG GATTTGCTTTTGGGTGTTGCTGACCTCCATACTGCTGATGCTGTGGCAGCAGCTGAAGCTACATTAGGTGGCTTTCGACCAACCATGAACCCTGTTGGTAGCAGCTCCTCTGACACAGAAGATGATACTGATGATGACAATGATAGTGGCAATGAGGACACAACTTCATGTAACTTGGACAAGCCTAAGAAATCAAATCCAGAAAATGATGCGTCATTGCATGATAATAAGCCAAATAAGCGACCAAAGATTGTTGTCCTCCACTGA